One genomic region from Vibrio cyclitrophicus encodes:
- the luxU gene encoding quorum-sensing phosphorelay protein LuxU has product MTKVLNQQKVDELASEIGPENVPVLLDIFLGELKGYYEHLELNKDNDTSKYLADISHALKSSAASFGADSLCSFAISLDAKVKQALPVTEVDFQNMQELLLTTYQEYQQLMTDI; this is encoded by the coding sequence ATGACGAAAGTATTAAATCAGCAAAAAGTTGATGAGCTTGCCAGTGAAATAGGGCCAGAGAATGTGCCAGTTTTATTGGACATCTTTTTAGGTGAATTGAAAGGTTATTATGAGCATCTAGAGCTTAATAAAGATAACGATACTTCCAAATATTTGGCTGATATTAGCCATGCACTTAAAAGCAGTGCGGCGAGTTTTGGCGCAGATTCATTGTGCAGTTTTGCGATCAGCTTGGATGCAAAAGTAAAACAAGCCTTGCCTGTGACAGAGGTTGATTTTCAAAATATGCAAGAACTGTTGCTAACAACTTATCAGGAATATCAGCAGTTGATGACCGACATCTAA
- a CDS encoding YvcK family protein, protein MNIYASKKVVAIGGGHGLGRMLAALKDFGNNATGIVATTDNGGSTGRIRDCQGGIAWGDTRNCINQLITEPSISSMMFEYRFRGQGELDGHNLGNLMLTALDNLSVRPLEAINLIRNMLKVDVNIVPMTEHPSDLTALSMDGRWVTGETNVDDMTEKLRMMDLSPEVPATKEAVAAVEQADCIVLGPGSFLTSVMPPLLLPEIGKAISENAKAKVIFVENLSPEHGPAGKMTLQEQLEWCERTCKARKIDVVLGNAPHPELEGLWNCITTDLASPNRDWRHDRVKLQ, encoded by the coding sequence ATGAATATTTACGCTTCAAAGAAAGTCGTAGCAATCGGTGGAGGCCATGGCTTAGGTCGTATGCTTGCTGCACTAAAAGACTTTGGTAACAACGCAACTGGCATTGTTGCAACAACGGATAATGGCGGCTCAACAGGACGAATTCGAGACTGCCAAGGTGGTATCGCTTGGGGAGATACACGCAACTGTATCAACCAATTAATAACAGAACCTTCAATTAGCTCGATGATGTTCGAATACCGCTTTCGCGGCCAAGGCGAACTCGACGGTCATAACTTAGGTAACCTAATGCTCACTGCATTAGACAACCTCTCGGTTCGCCCACTAGAAGCGATTAACCTAATTCGAAATATGCTCAAGGTCGATGTCAATATCGTCCCAATGACGGAGCACCCTTCTGACCTCACAGCCCTATCCATGGACGGTCGTTGGGTAACCGGCGAAACCAATGTTGATGACATGACCGAAAAGCTACGCATGATGGATTTGTCGCCAGAAGTCCCCGCAACCAAAGAAGCCGTTGCGGCCGTCGAACAAGCAGACTGTATCGTTCTTGGTCCTGGCAGCTTTCTGACCAGTGTGATGCCCCCGCTTCTTCTGCCTGAAATTGGTAAAGCAATCTCGGAGAACGCTAAGGCTAAAGTTATCTTCGTTGAAAACCTTTCGCCAGAGCACGGCCCTGCAGGGAAAATGACCCTTCAAGAACAATTAGAGTGGTGTGAGCGCACCTGTAAAGCGAGAAAAATCGATGTCGTGCTGGGCAATGCTCCACACCCTGAACTTGAAGGACTCTGGAACTGTATAACCACTGACCTTGCTTCTCCCAATCGAGATTGGCGACATGACCGTGTAAAGCTTCAGTAG
- the moaA gene encoding GTP 3',8-cyclase MoaA, with amino-acid sequence MAQQFEDRFHRKFYYLRLSVTDVCNFKCTYCLPDGYKPSGQKNSSFLSVPEIKRVVKAFADCGTSKIRITGGEPSLRKDFPEIIHTVASTPGIEKVATTTNGYRMEKQVEQWRDAGLTHINVSVDSLDSRMFHQITGENKFTEVMRGIDKAFEVGFEQVKVNVVLMKDLNSQELPAFLNWIKDKPIQLRFIELMKTGEMDELFDKHHVSGVAIRNQLIANGWLLKVKAVNDGPAQVFVHPDYKGEIGLIMPYEKDFCESCNRLRVSATGKLHLCLFGDHGVELRDLIQEDQQEQELIDRIQAQLQTKSVSHFLHDGNSGMTPNLASIGG; translated from the coding sequence GTGGCGCAACAATTCGAAGATAGATTCCATCGCAAGTTTTATTACTTGCGCTTGTCGGTTACAGACGTCTGTAACTTTAAATGTACTTACTGCTTGCCAGATGGTTATAAACCGTCAGGGCAAAAAAATTCGTCTTTTTTAAGTGTTCCCGAGATCAAACGCGTTGTTAAAGCGTTTGCAGATTGTGGTACCTCAAAGATCCGCATTACAGGCGGAGAGCCGAGCCTGCGTAAAGACTTTCCTGAAATCATACATACCGTCGCTTCTACTCCTGGCATCGAAAAAGTAGCCACCACAACTAATGGCTACCGCATGGAGAAACAAGTAGAGCAATGGCGTGATGCTGGTTTAACCCACATAAACGTTAGCGTGGATAGTTTAGATTCGCGTATGTTCCATCAGATCACTGGTGAGAATAAGTTTACAGAGGTTATGCGAGGTATTGATAAAGCGTTTGAGGTTGGCTTTGAACAAGTCAAAGTAAACGTCGTATTAATGAAAGACCTCAATAGTCAGGAGTTACCAGCCTTCCTTAATTGGATCAAAGACAAACCTATTCAATTACGTTTTATCGAGCTTATGAAAACCGGCGAGATGGACGAGTTGTTCGATAAACACCATGTTTCTGGCGTTGCGATTCGCAATCAGCTTATTGCTAATGGTTGGCTATTAAAAGTCAAAGCCGTTAATGATGGTCCGGCACAAGTGTTTGTCCACCCAGACTACAAGGGTGAAATCGGTTTAATCATGCCTTATGAGAAAGACTTTTGTGAGAGTTGTAACCGACTGCGCGTTTCAGCGACCGGTAAACTTCACCTATGTCTGTTTGGCGACCACGGTGTTGAACTGCGAGATCTGATTCAAGAAGATCAACAAGAGCAAGAGCTCATTGATCGAATTCAGGCTCAGCTTCAAACTAAGTCCGTTAGCCACTTCTTACACGATGGCAACAGCGGCATGACTCCAAACTTGGCGTCAATCGGCGGTTAA
- the moaB gene encoding molybdenum cofactor biosynthesis protein B, whose translation MGHAESKFQAANIAVLTVSDTRTEENDTSGGYLAEHAKEAGHNVVDKQIVIDDMYKIRAIVSQWIADDSVQAIMITGGTGFTSRDSTPEALKPLFDKEVEGFGELFRQVSYEEIGTSTIQSRAIAGFANHTVIFAMPGSTGACRTGWTKIIKQQMDASHRPCNFMPHLSV comes from the coding sequence ATGGGTCACGCAGAAAGCAAATTCCAAGCAGCAAACATTGCAGTACTAACGGTTTCAGATACACGTACAGAAGAAAATGACACGTCAGGTGGTTACCTAGCTGAGCATGCTAAAGAAGCGGGTCACAACGTGGTTGATAAGCAAATCGTTATTGACGATATGTACAAGATCCGCGCGATCGTATCTCAGTGGATCGCTGATGACAGCGTGCAAGCGATCATGATCACTGGCGGTACGGGTTTCACTTCTCGTGACAGTACACCTGAAGCACTTAAGCCACTATTCGACAAAGAAGTAGAAGGCTTTGGTGAGCTTTTCCGTCAAGTGTCTTACGAAGAGATTGGTACTTCGACAATTCAGTCGCGTGCGATTGCGGGCTTTGCTAACCACACAGTAATCTTTGCGATGCCAGGTTCTACAGGTGCTTGTCGCACCGGTTGGACGAAGATCATCAAGCAACAAATGGATGCTAGCCACCGCCCTTGTAACTTTATGCCACATCTTTCTGTATAA
- the moaC gene encoding cyclic pyranopterin monophosphate synthase MoaC → MSQFTHINASGEANMVDVSAKAETVREARAEAFVQMSAETLELIVSGSHHKGDVFATARIAGIQAAKKTWDLIPLCHPLLLTKVEVQLEAIESENKVRIESVCKLAGKTGVEMEALTAASVAALTIYDMCKAVQKDIVIENVRLLEKTGGKSGHFKVES, encoded by the coding sequence ATGAGCCAATTTACACACATTAATGCGTCTGGCGAAGCGAACATGGTCGATGTATCGGCTAAAGCGGAAACTGTACGCGAAGCGAGAGCGGAAGCTTTCGTTCAAATGTCAGCAGAAACGCTAGAGCTGATTGTTTCTGGTAGCCACCATAAAGGTGATGTTTTTGCGACGGCACGTATTGCTGGCATCCAAGCGGCGAAGAAGACCTGGGACTTGATTCCACTGTGCCACCCTCTACTACTAACTAAAGTAGAAGTGCAGCTAGAAGCTATCGAATCTGAAAACAAGGTTCGCATTGAATCTGTTTGTAAGCTTGCAGGTAAGACGGGCGTTGAGATGGAAGCGCTAACGGCTGCTTCTGTTGCTGCGCTAACGATTTACGATATGTGTAAAGCTGTTCAGAAAGACATTGTTATCGAGAACGTACGCCTGTTAGAGAAGACGGGTGGTAAATCAGGTCACTTCAAGGTGGAATCATGA
- the moaD gene encoding molybdopterin synthase sulfur carrier subunit, with the protein MITVLFFAQTRELVGVDSLEVDAQYNTIEAIRSHLVTKEGKWDIALEEGKLLAALNQSIVPLTTEVKDGDEVAFFPPVTGG; encoded by the coding sequence ATGATTACGGTACTTTTCTTTGCACAAACTCGTGAACTTGTCGGTGTTGATAGCCTAGAAGTCGATGCGCAATACAATACTATTGAAGCGATTCGCAGCCACCTTGTAACAAAAGAAGGCAAATGGGATATCGCATTGGAAGAGGGCAAGCTGCTGGCAGCACTTAACCAATCAATCGTACCTTTGACGACTGAAGTGAAAGACGGCGATGAAGTGGCTTTCTTCCCACCAGTTACTGGAGGTTAA
- the moaE gene encoding molybdopterin synthase catalytic subunit MoaE: protein MNDSRVIDPRVVVTAEDFSVGDEYDYLAQGTAAGAVVTFVGKVRDMNLGDNVIGLSLEHYPGMTEKSLSEICDQAEARWPIEKMRVIHRVGDLDIGDQIVYVGVSSAHRDAAFEACEFVMDFLKTKAPFWKKERTTETTRWVDSRDSDAKAAERWEK from the coding sequence ATGAATGACTCTCGAGTTATTGATCCCAGAGTAGTAGTTACTGCTGAAGACTTTTCTGTGGGTGACGAATACGATTATCTAGCTCAAGGTACAGCTGCAGGAGCGGTAGTGACGTTTGTTGGTAAAGTTCGCGACATGAATCTTGGCGACAACGTAATTGGTTTGTCTCTAGAGCATTATCCGGGTATGACAGAGAAGTCGCTGAGCGAGATTTGCGACCAAGCTGAAGCTCGCTGGCCGATTGAGAAGATGCGAGTGATTCACCGCGTGGGTGACCTAGATATCGGTGACCAGATTGTTTACGTTGGTGTATCCAGTGCGCATCGTGACGCTGCCTTCGAAGCGTGTGAGTTTGTTATGGACTTTCTGAAAACCAAAGCGCCGTTTTGGAAAAAAGAACGTACTACTGAAACCACTCGTTGGGTAGATTCGCGAGATTCCGATGCTAAGGCTGCAGAACGTTGGGAAAAATAG
- a CDS encoding ABC transporter substrate-binding protein encodes MYKNKITQALLLGAGLAVAATSTLSIAAEVPAGTELAKVQELVRGNGTEVATLDPHKSQGVPESHVIRDLLEGLVNQDGDGNTIPGVAESWETTDNKTFTFHLRKDAKWSNGDPVTANDFVYSFQRAVDPLTASPYAWYMEYTKMANAKDIVAGKKDKSELGVKALDDYTLEVTLDTAVPYFVMMMGHTTVKPVHKATVEKFGDQWTKPENFVGNGAFVPNQWVVNERLELVRNENYWDNEHTVLNKVTFLPIENQVAEMNRFLSGELDFTCEVPNEHFRRLQKEYPEDVNIKGNLCTYYYQFNAQKAPFDDVRVRKAMSYAMDRDIVTKAILGQGQKPAYFLTPEITAGFDPVTPEYGQLSQKERIAEAKRLLEEAGYTKSNPLEFNLLYNTSENHKKLAVAIASMWKKELGINAKLENQEWKSYLDSKDTGNFDVARAGWCGDYNEASSFLTLMVSQNTTAGQHYKSADYDKIIDKALSSTSEEERTKLYIEAEKLLAKDMPIAPVYQYVTTRLVSPQLGGYPEGNAEDKIYSKDLYIKAK; translated from the coding sequence ATGTACAAGAATAAAATCACTCAAGCCCTTCTTCTAGGTGCTGGTTTGGCAGTGGCTGCCACTTCTACTCTTTCTATCGCTGCTGAAGTTCCAGCAGGCACTGAACTAGCAAAAGTTCAGGAACTGGTTCGTGGTAACGGTACTGAAGTAGCAACACTCGACCCTCACAAATCTCAAGGTGTACCAGAATCTCACGTAATTCGTGACCTTCTAGAAGGTTTAGTGAACCAAGATGGCGACGGCAATACTATCCCAGGAGTAGCTGAAAGCTGGGAAACGACAGACAACAAAACATTTACTTTCCACCTGCGTAAAGACGCTAAATGGTCTAATGGCGATCCTGTAACGGCGAATGACTTCGTTTACAGCTTCCAACGTGCCGTTGATCCTTTAACTGCTTCTCCATACGCTTGGTATATGGAATATACCAAGATGGCGAATGCGAAAGATATCGTCGCGGGTAAGAAAGACAAGAGTGAACTAGGCGTAAAAGCTTTAGATGACTACACGTTAGAAGTGACATTAGATACAGCTGTCCCATATTTCGTAATGATGATGGGTCACACAACAGTGAAGCCAGTACATAAAGCAACTGTTGAAAAATTCGGTGACCAGTGGACTAAGCCTGAAAACTTTGTTGGTAATGGTGCATTTGTTCCAAATCAATGGGTAGTTAACGAGCGTCTTGAACTAGTACGCAACGAAAATTACTGGGATAACGAACATACAGTTCTTAACAAAGTAACATTCCTACCAATTGAGAACCAAGTTGCGGAAATGAACCGCTTCCTTTCTGGCGAACTAGATTTCACATGCGAAGTGCCTAACGAGCACTTCCGTCGCTTACAGAAAGAGTATCCAGAAGATGTAAACATTAAGGGTAACCTGTGTACTTATTACTACCAATTTAATGCACAGAAAGCACCTTTCGACGATGTACGTGTTCGTAAAGCAATGTCTTATGCGATGGACCGTGACATCGTGACGAAAGCGATTCTTGGTCAAGGCCAAAAACCAGCTTACTTCTTGACTCCTGAAATTACTGCTGGTTTTGACCCGGTAACTCCAGAGTATGGTCAACTTTCTCAAAAAGAGCGTATTGCTGAAGCGAAACGTCTTCTTGAAGAAGCTGGCTACACGAAGAGCAACCCACTTGAATTCAACCTGCTTTACAACACGTCTGAAAATCACAAGAAGCTTGCTGTAGCAATCGCATCAATGTGGAAGAAAGAGCTTGGTATTAACGCGAAACTCGAAAACCAAGAGTGGAAATCATACCTAGACAGTAAAGATACTGGTAACTTTGACGTTGCTCGTGCAGGTTGGTGTGGTGACTACAATGAAGCATCTTCATTCCTAACATTGATGGTTAGCCAAAATACAACTGCTGGTCAGCACTATAAGAGCGCAGACTATGACAAGATTATCGATAAAGCACTAAGCTCTACTTCAGAAGAAGAGCGTACTAAGCTATATATCGAAGCAGAAAAATTGCTAGCTAAAGACATGCCAATTGCTCCAGTCTACCAGTACGTTACAACACGTCTTGTATCACCTCAGCTAGGTGGTTACCCAGAAGGTAACGCCGAAGATAAGATCTATTCAAAAGATCTTTATATCAAAGCAAAATAA
- the oppB gene encoding oligopeptide ABC transporter permease OppB — protein MLKFIMKRIFEAIPTMLVLITISFFLMRFAPGNPFSSERPLPPEVMANIEAKYGLDKPVFEQYTTYLTNIVQGDFGPSFKYQDYTVNELIAVALPVSAKVGFVAFIFTLIMGVSVGTIAALKHNTWVDYTIMSTAMLGVVMPSFVLAPALIYLFSLHWHIFPAGGWHGGTYMYIVLPVIAMSLLYVATFARITRGSMIETLNSNFIRTARAKGLSYRYIVLKHALKPALLPVVSYMGPAFVGIITGSVVVETIFGLPGIGKLFVNAAFNRDYSLVMGVTILIGFLFILFNAIVDILLALIDPKIRY, from the coding sequence ATGCTTAAATTCATTATGAAAAGGATATTCGAAGCGATTCCAACCATGTTGGTGTTGATCACTATATCTTTCTTTCTCATGCGTTTCGCACCGGGTAACCCGTTTTCGAGCGAACGCCCATTACCGCCAGAAGTTATGGCTAACATCGAAGCTAAATACGGCTTAGATAAACCTGTATTTGAACAGTACACAACGTACTTGACTAACATCGTTCAAGGTGACTTTGGTCCATCATTCAAATATCAAGATTACACCGTAAATGAGCTGATCGCAGTTGCGCTTCCTGTATCTGCGAAGGTCGGTTTTGTTGCCTTTATCTTTACCCTGATTATGGGGGTATCGGTCGGAACCATTGCCGCATTGAAACACAACACCTGGGTCGACTACACCATAATGTCGACTGCCATGCTCGGGGTGGTCATGCCGTCCTTCGTGTTGGCACCAGCGCTTATTTACCTATTCTCTCTACACTGGCATATATTTCCAGCAGGTGGTTGGCACGGGGGTACTTATATGTACATCGTCCTGCCAGTTATTGCGATGTCTCTTCTGTACGTAGCCACTTTTGCTCGTATCACTCGTGGTAGCATGATTGAAACTCTAAACAGTAACTTTATTCGAACGGCTCGCGCAAAAGGTCTAAGTTACCGTTACATTGTTCTTAAACATGCACTTAAACCAGCCCTGCTTCCTGTTGTTTCTTATATGGGACCTGCGTTCGTAGGTATCATTACAGGTTCAGTTGTCGTTGAAACCATCTTCGGCCTACCGGGTATCGGCAAACTGTTTGTTAACGCCGCGTTTAACCGTGACTATTCGCTAGTAATGGGTGTAACCATTTTGATTGGTTTCCTATTTATCTTATTCAACGCGATCGTTGATATTTTACTAGCGCTTATAGACCCGAAAATTCGCTACTAG
- the oppC gene encoding oligopeptide ABC transporter permease OppC, whose product MLKKKENLEAIEKFSESLEIEGRSLWQDARIRFMRNKAAMVSLFILTLMVLSVIFLPMLAQHAYDDTDWYAMHAAPSVDHWFGTDSLGRDLYVRTMIGGRISLMVGVMGAFVAVLIGTLYGAASGFIGGRTDRVMMRILEILYAVPFMFLVIVLVTFFGRNIVLIFVAIGAIAWLDMARIVRGQTLSLRSKEFIEAAHVCGVSKWKIITRHIVPNVLGIVAVYSTLLIPSMILTESFLSFLGLGVQEPMTSWGALLQEGSQTMEVAIWQLAFPAAFMVVTLFCFNYVGDGLRDALDPKDR is encoded by the coding sequence ATGTTGAAGAAAAAAGAAAACTTAGAAGCGATCGAAAAATTCTCTGAGAGTTTGGAAATTGAAGGTCGCAGTTTGTGGCAAGATGCGCGTATTCGTTTTATGCGTAACAAAGCGGCAATGGTCAGTCTATTTATCCTTACGCTCATGGTGCTATCGGTCATTTTCTTACCGATGCTAGCACAGCATGCTTATGATGATACTGACTGGTACGCAATGCATGCAGCACCAAGCGTGGATCATTGGTTTGGTACCGACAGTTTAGGTCGTGACCTATATGTTCGTACGATGATTGGCGGCCGTATATCTCTTATGGTAGGTGTGATGGGTGCATTCGTAGCGGTACTGATTGGTACGCTTTACGGTGCAGCTTCAGGCTTCATTGGCGGTCGCACTGACCGAGTAATGATGCGAATCCTGGAGATCCTATACGCGGTGCCATTCATGTTCCTAGTAATCGTACTGGTAACGTTCTTTGGTCGTAACATCGTACTGATCTTTGTTGCTATCGGTGCTATTGCTTGGCTCGATATGGCGCGTATTGTACGTGGCCAAACATTGAGTTTACGTAGTAAAGAGTTCATTGAAGCTGCTCACGTATGTGGTGTCAGCAAATGGAAAATCATTACACGCCATATCGTACCAAACGTATTGGGTATTGTTGCGGTTTACTCAACGCTACTTATTCCAAGCATGATCCTTACAGAATCATTCTTATCTTTCCTTGGTCTTGGTGTTCAAGAGCCTATGACAAGTTGGGGCGCGCTGTTACAAGAAGGCTCGCAAACAATGGAAGTTGCTATCTGGCAACTGGCATTTCCAGCAGCATTCATGGTAGTTACCCTGTTCTGCTTTAACTACGTAGGTGATGGTCTGCGCGACGCGCTTGATCCAAAAGACAGATAA
- the oppD gene encoding ABC transporter ATP-binding protein, producing MSLLDVKDLRVEFTTQDGTVTAVNDLNFSLNQGETLGIVGESGSGKSQTVFALMGLLAKNGIISGSAKFEGNEILNLPEKELNKVRAEQIAMIFQDPMTSLNPYMKVCDQLMEVLMLHKGMGKAEAFEESVRMLEAVKIPEARKRITMYPHEFSGGMRQRVMIAMALLCRPKLLIADEPTTALDVTIQAQIMELLNELKDEFNTAIIMITHDLGVVAGSCDKVLVMYAGRTMEYGTVDEIFYEPSHPYAEGLLKAIPRLDTEGEILPTIPGNPPNLLRLPTGCPYQDRCHRVMDRCKQEAPILQPFAKDRQRACFSDWETWTK from the coding sequence ATGAGCTTATTAGATGTCAAAGATCTGCGCGTCGAATTTACCACGCAAGATGGTACCGTAACCGCAGTAAACGACCTGAATTTCTCACTCAACCAAGGCGAAACGCTAGGTATCGTTGGTGAGTCAGGTTCGGGAAAGTCTCAAACGGTATTTGCACTGATGGGGTTGCTGGCTAAGAACGGCATCATCTCAGGCAGTGCAAAGTTTGAAGGCAACGAAATTCTCAACCTACCTGAGAAAGAATTGAACAAAGTTCGCGCTGAACAGATCGCGATGATCTTCCAAGATCCAATGACCTCACTGAACCCTTACATGAAAGTATGTGATCAGTTGATGGAAGTTCTCATGCTGCATAAAGGTATGGGTAAAGCGGAAGCGTTCGAAGAATCAGTACGCATGCTTGAAGCGGTGAAAATCCCTGAAGCACGTAAACGTATTACCATGTATCCACACGAATTTTCTGGCGGTATGCGTCAACGTGTGATGATTGCAATGGCCCTGCTGTGTCGTCCGAAACTGCTTATCGCGGATGAACCAACAACGGCGTTGGATGTAACTATTCAAGCGCAAATCATGGAATTGCTGAACGAGCTTAAAGATGAGTTTAATACTGCGATTATCATGATCACCCATGACTTGGGTGTGGTTGCTGGTTCTTGTGACAAAGTATTGGTGATGTACGCAGGTCGTACTATGGAATACGGCACGGTTGATGAAATCTTCTATGAGCCAAGCCATCCCTATGCGGAAGGCCTGCTTAAAGCAATTCCTCGTTTGGATACCGAAGGTGAAATTTTACCGACGATTCCAGGAAACCCACCCAACTTACTTCGCCTACCGACAGGTTGTCCTTACCAAGACCGCTGTCACCGCGTAATGGACCGTTGTAAGCAAGAAGCACCGATTTTGCAGCCATTTGCTAAAGACCGTCAGCGTGCTTGTTTTTCTGATTGGGAGACTTGGACAAAATGA
- the oppF gene encoding murein tripeptide/oligopeptide ABC transporter ATP binding protein OppF, translating into MSKELLLDIKNLKVHFSIAAKSAWPWAKPSNLKAVDGVDVHLYEGETLGVVGESGCGKSTFARAIIGLVEATEGEVMWLGQDLTKMQEVKRRETRKEIQMIFQDPLASLNPRMSVGDIIAEPLQTFYPELSKQEVKDRVKEMMAKVGLLPNVINRYPHEFSGGQCQRIGIARALILKPKMIICDEPVSALDVSIQAQVVNLLMELQKELGLSLVFIAHDLSVVKHISDRVLVMYLGNAVELGESDALFSDPKHPYTKALMSAVPIPDPRLERSKTIQMLEGDLPSPINPPSGCVFRTRCPQATEACAQTKPTIQGDDVHAVSCLHVQV; encoded by the coding sequence ATGAGTAAAGAATTACTATTAGATATTAAAAACCTTAAGGTTCACTTTAGCATTGCGGCTAAGTCTGCTTGGCCTTGGGCGAAACCATCAAACCTTAAAGCGGTTGATGGTGTGGATGTTCACCTTTACGAAGGTGAGACTCTGGGTGTAGTAGGTGAGTCTGGCTGTGGTAAATCAACATTTGCCCGCGCAATTATTGGTTTAGTTGAGGCAACTGAAGGCGAAGTTATGTGGTTAGGTCAAGACCTGACTAAGATGCAGGAAGTGAAGCGTCGTGAGACTCGTAAAGAGATTCAGATGATCTTCCAAGACCCGCTAGCATCGCTTAACCCGCGCATGTCAGTTGGAGACATCATTGCTGAGCCTCTACAAACTTTCTATCCTGAGCTTTCTAAACAGGAAGTGAAAGATCGAGTTAAAGAGATGATGGCAAAGGTTGGTCTACTGCCCAACGTAATCAACCGTTACCCACATGAATTCTCTGGTGGTCAGTGTCAACGTATCGGTATCGCGCGTGCACTTATCTTGAAGCCTAAGATGATCATCTGTGATGAGCCGGTTTCTGCTCTGGATGTATCTATCCAAGCTCAAGTAGTAAACCTTCTAATGGAACTACAGAAAGAGCTAGGTTTGTCTTTGGTATTCATCGCGCACGATTTGTCGGTTGTGAAACACATCTCTGACCGTGTATTGGTGATGTATTTGGGTAATGCGGTAGAACTTGGTGAATCAGATGCTTTGTTCTCCGATCCTAAGCACCCATACACCAAAGCGTTGATGTCTGCTGTTCCTATTCCAGATCCTCGCTTAGAGCGCAGCAAAACGATTCAGATGTTGGAAGGTGATTTACCTTCACCAATCAATCCACCGTCAGGTTGTGTGTTCCGTACTCGTTGCCCACAAGCAACTGAGGCTTGTGCTCAAACTAAGCCAACAATTCAAGGCGATGACGTACACGCAGTATCTTGCTTGCACGTACAAGTCTAG
- a CDS encoding glutathione S-transferase family protein, producing MGKLVEGVWHDVWYDTKESGGKFVREDAGFRSWVENKSGAQFQPESGRYHLYVSLACPWAHRTLIFRELKDLTDHIDVTVVCPDMMSEGWQMGLPEPLFGHTRMHQIYTQAKPDYSGRVTVPVLWDKKTNTIVSNESSEIIRMFNSEFNELTGNTDDYYPWELASKIDQWNDYIYPNINNGVYRTGFATTQEAYEEAYDSLFEALDKVDAHLSEHRYLAGNEITEADWRLFTTLVRFDAVYVGHFKCNKQRIADYVHIQGYLKELYQVKGIKETTDFYHIKRHYYYSHTGINPTQVVPKGPTLDLESAHGRG from the coding sequence ATGGGTAAGTTAGTTGAAGGTGTATGGCATGATGTTTGGTACGACACTAAGGAAAGTGGCGGCAAATTTGTTCGTGAAGATGCTGGCTTTCGAAGCTGGGTAGAGAACAAGTCGGGCGCACAATTTCAGCCAGAAAGCGGCCGTTATCATTTATATGTATCATTAGCTTGCCCTTGGGCGCACCGAACTCTGATCTTTCGTGAGCTGAAAGACCTAACCGATCATATTGATGTGACGGTAGTCTGTCCAGACATGATGAGTGAAGGTTGGCAAATGGGGTTACCTGAACCTCTGTTCGGTCATACTCGTATGCACCAAATCTACACTCAAGCTAAGCCTGATTACTCTGGCCGGGTAACGGTACCTGTGTTATGGGATAAGAAAACAAACACCATTGTAAGTAACGAGTCCTCTGAGATTATCCGCATGTTCAACTCAGAATTTAATGAGTTAACGGGCAACACAGACGATTACTACCCGTGGGAATTAGCGAGCAAGATTGATCAGTGGAACGATTATATTTATCCGAATATCAATAATGGTGTATACCGAACGGGCTTTGCGACAACACAAGAAGCCTACGAAGAAGCGTATGACTCGTTGTTTGAAGCTTTAGATAAAGTTGACGCCCACCTTAGTGAGCACCGTTATCTAGCGGGTAACGAGATTACAGAAGCAGATTGGAGATTATTTACCACTCTGGTTCGATTTGATGCGGTCTATGTCGGGCATTTCAAGTGCAATAAACAGCGCATTGCTGATTACGTCCATATTCAAGGTTATCTAAAAGAGTTGTATCAAGTGAAGGGAATCAAAGAGACGACCGACTTTTACCATATAAAGCGTCACTATTACTACAGTCACACAGGTATCAACCCAACTCAAGTTGTACCAAAAGGACCAACGCTAGATTTAGAATCAGCCCACGGGCGAGGTTAG